The following are encoded together in the Plasmodium reichenowi strain SY57 chromosome 3, whole genome shotgun sequence genome:
- a CDS encoding pre-mRNA splicing factor, putative, translating into MRGGGFYKGTSTEQTPYFGDKEKKLIEKIVWPEIYNKKIDVNKIKFPLIETWINKRLIEILGFEDDILYEYCISQLKQSKEKKDGEEDKYLNAKKLKINLTGFIGNKKSDIFIEELLELLINEEKKEEHIADTLNENKTNDIKKVKNENENINETVYNENKDISNKDKEHVSHHNEHNINNVNLKKEKEYTDIQRDKRKHKRSLSQISDSYKKKPFNKRKTSIERSLSNKRYDEKTNKRFNKNFRTDIYNRRHSKDIGYKHNNSYSSSDDKYHNGRSLSSSDISYQHRRKVKKKKINKRHDDSSSEISSHTYASRYDKERKSFRKRDINLERHKERGHINRDKEGKHIRRDKEEKHIRRDKEEKHIRREQERRHQIRNKERYRDRNDSKKPYYDENKSDSSRNSSDNNEKMRKKGKNKKHMKRYTSFKSVSKSSNTSINGSSDRSRDRSSDRSSDRTSDRTSDRSSGRSSDRSSDKSSDKSSDKSSDRSSDRSINRSSDRSINRSSDRSSDRSINRSSDRSINRSSDRSINRSSDRSSSRSNNPSDSFNNKSESSEKIKRDKRKKIINPDRNKRNSSIAVSRDIKRKEIDNIMRKKSYRTSKKKMRAWSSSSSSSESSDSGEK; encoded by the exons atgagGGGTGGAGGTTTTTATAAAGGCACGAGTACTGAACAAACACCTTATTTTGGTgataaggaaaaaaaattgataGAAAAAATAGTATGGCcagaaatatataataagaaaatagatgtaaataaaattaaattcCCATTAATAGAAACATGGATAAATAAAAGGTTGATTGAAATTTTAGGTTTTGAGGATGACATATTATATGAGTATTGTATATCACAATTGAAGCAAAGTAAAGAGAAAAAAG ATGGTGAAGAAGATAAATATCTGAATGCAAAAAAACtcaaaataaatttaacTGGTTTCATAGGTAATAAGAAAAgtgatatatttattgagGAATTATTAGAACTCttaataaatgaagaaaaaaaggaagaaCATATTGCCGATACCTtgaatgaaaataaaacaaatgatataaaaaaagtgaaaaatgaaaatgaaaacaTAAATGAGACTGTGTATAATG aaaataaagatatcAGTAATAAGGACAAAGAACATGTCAGCCATCATAATGAACacaatattaataatgtaaatCTTAAAAAAGAGAAAGAATATACAGATATACAACGTGATAAAAGAAAACATAAAAGATCTTTATCACAAATAAGTGAttcttataaaaagaaaccatttaataaaagaaagaCTTCTATCGAAAGGTCTTTATCAAATAAAAGATACGATGAAAAAACTAACAAAcgttttaataaaaatttcagaacagacatatataatagaagACATTCTAAAGATATTGgatataaacataataattcatACAGCTCAAGTGATGATAAATATCATAATGGTCGTTCATTATCTAGTAGTGATATATCTTATCAACATCGAAgaaaagtaaaaaaaaaaaaaataaataaaagacACGATGATTCGTCATCTGAAATAAGTAGTCATACTTATGCTAGTAGGTATGATAAAGAGAGGAAAAGCTTTAGAAAAAGAGACATAAATTTAGAGAGGCATAAAGAAAGAGGACATATAAATAGAGATAAAGAAGGAAAACATATAAGGAGGgataaagaagaaaaacatataaggagggataaagaagaaaaacatataaGGAGGGAACAAGAAAGAAGACATCAAATTAGGAATAAGGAAAGGTATAGAGATAGGAATGATTCTAAGAAACCttattatgatgaaaaCAAATCTGACAGTTCAAGAAATAGtagtgataataatgagaaaatgagaaaaaaaggtaaaaataaaaaacacATGAAACGTTATACGTCATTCAAATCGGTTAGTAAAAGTAGCAACACGTCAATTAATGGATCAAGTGATAGGTCAAGAGACAGATCAAGTGATAGATCAAGTGACAGAACAAGTGACAGAACAAGTGACAGATCAAGTGGCAGATCAAGTGACAGATCAAGTGACAAATCAAGTGACAAATCAAGTGACAAATCAAGTGACAGATCAAGTGATAGATCAATTAATAGATCAAGTGATAGATCAATTAATAGATCAAGTGATAGATCAAGTGATAGATCAATTAATAGATCAAGTGATAGATCAATTAATAGATCAAGTGATAGATCAATTAATAGATCGAGTGATAGATCAAGTAGTCGATCAAATAATCCAAGTGATTCgtttaataataaatctGAATCTTCAGAAAAAATTAAGCGagataaaagaaaaaaaataataaatcctgatagaaataaaagaaaCAG TTCTATAGCAGTGTCTAGagatataaaaagaaaagaaatagataatataatgcgaaaaaaaagttacagaacttcaaaaaaaaaaatgaggGCATGGTCATCGTCATCGTCATCGTCAGAAAGTAGCGACTCTGGAgaaaagtaa
- a CDS encoding valine--tRNA ligase, putative produces MTILLTLFIIYVCLIGHLTKVYIKENISNQKKNPLNFIRRKHNNTKKNRKLSFNINKNISHCKRIIKGEPFFIHKNVRRYVYRRSCFIFDIWNSSKVIKDIYKYIDSCTSFLRKFKSLPSIINVENKKYGKLEKRKKEKNDLCPNIFITYPSNNVPINISNKLEHFIYKQKDVPKEQNILTYDFFKRDEELLNDQNTNDFIKKYYNPSYHFDEHPFEHIYNIKDMEHIYDKSIINYIYDLKRKEEIEYIRKFNRSHYLNSYLLIYPPPNLSGNLHAGHFFNFIHQHIFFLYNKYIMGKYAIPFFGFDHGGLSAHEMFVKHMRGEELEREKYISEIKKWQENLKENMLKDLQNMNITYNEKMLFNTMDKGMIDLINKAFYILYKNNMIINRLYPVYYCKELKTVIPKMDIQFKNAENKDIYNLKCYLVKNKNKIDNIYDDKKCIATKNENDHNMNNNDITYCSNNPSKNVTNKNDDTCKKINPSEKNNMSSKCICDDFTITNNDDKYEEKKKKIKNMIEKYDCKEIKFFEKKKFPYYYLNEEELKNKALINVSKYIHINIENIEDINNIVAILYYSSNKKKYENMYALLPHSNIIIPLIFHKKKNFPALISGNKKGEEREESKESKEREESKESKEREESKEREESKEREESKEREESKESKESKESKESKESKESKESKESKERDNNNNNNNNNDDDDDIFLPVYSLEKKHDYSFNINKEKGTNQLFFKVSHGKKEHMTYNINNDEKEKENNLINIINCRKKDKELKFAYYKDYKCTLILSEHLCIKYDELCNIYYNNSDNKNFNILPSNRKNYFLENYETHPKDWILNRQIWYGHTIPLFKYEHFVTKEESKEGYKDTEKKIIIINKNNSNNNDKNNNNNNNNDKNNNNNNNNDKNNNNNNNNDKNNNNNNNNDTHNNNNNSNNNDTHNNNDNNKNIVIADHFNCFVYGKNVDEAYENLIKSNLFKKECIKKEYLKNDDILDSWFSSCLYFLHCLNSNNIDIYDLLKKKKSLVDFTCTGQDILYPWILRSFILLNYFIENDYLNELFPSKDNYDIVYILQGLKKAKDNKYSSTSILSKTVKFHGILKDDVGKKISKSDENSTYYKKYLEDINMDTLRLSFTFLQKNVEDIVWSKNNIYKSEKFIKKFWNVGQFIKQNCNYESYIRMSKVILANSNNINVENVNVQNVNVENIDDDSIDDDSVDDDSVDDDSVDDDSIDDDNIDDDIKVLEFLKTKTQNISCVGIFEAYYYTIHLILQYMKLYNLNKSIILTNDFIMNYFSKFFLNYYSSGKSQISNFLIYYIFKGLIKFLYPFIPHICEILYIQIFFKEKEKKQIRNPSSPPMLLYENYKFFPNQKFSLEPKIQSVVSDHFLTFMEIYNFLRKYKKENKEHICNNNTLYLYIKQKKGDELPLLYFKNEEHMLKRAFHMNIIFNACEKNKLGYSFLNEKKHIQRLNTRKVIYDCHRFVVLSQV; encoded by the exons atgACAATTCTCCTGACCTTGTTCATAATTTATGTTTGTTTAATTGGTCATTTAAcaaaagtatatataaaagaaaatatatcaaaCCAAAAAAAGAATCCACTTAACTTTATTAGGAGAAAGCATAATAACACCAAGAAAAACAGAAAActttcatttaatataaataaaaatattagtcattgtaaaagaattattaaaggggaacctttttttattcataaaaatgtaaGAAGGTATGTGTACAGAAGAAGctgttttatttttgacATTTGGAATAGTAGTAAAGtaataaaagatatttataaatatattgattCATGTACATCCTTTTTGAGGAAATTTAAATCTCTTCCATCCATAATAAAtgtagaaaataaaaaatatgggaaattagaaaaaaggaagaaagaaaaaaatgatttatgTCCTAACATATTCATAACATACCCATCAAATAATGTCCctataaatatttcaaataaattagaacattttatatataagcAGAAGGATGTTCCTAAggaacaaaatatattaacatatgatttttttaaacGGGATGAAGAACTTTTAAATGATCAAAATACAAatgattttataaaaaagtattATAATCCAAGTTATCATTTTGATGAACATCCGTTTgaacacatatataatataaaggaCATGGAACATATTTATGACAAAtctataataaattatatatatgatttaaaaagaaaagaagaaatagAATACATACGAAAATTTAATAGATcacattatttaaattcCTATCTCCTAATATATCCTCCTCCTAATTTGTCAGGAAATTTACATGCAggtcatttttttaattttatccatcaacatattttttttctctataataaatatataatggGAAAATATGCCATTCCCTTTTTtg GATTTGACCATGGAGGTCTGAGCGCACATGAGATGTTCGTTAAACACATGAGAGGAGAAGAATTGGaaagagaaaaatatataagtgaaataaaaaagtggcaagaaaatttaaaagaaaatatgcTAAAAGATTTACAGAATATGAATATCacatataatgaaaaaatgtTGTTTAACACTATGGATAAAGGTATGAttgatttaataaataaagctttttatattctttataaaaataatatgattataaatAGACTTTATCCtgtatattattgtaaagaattaaaaacaGTTATCCCTAAAATGGATATACAATTTAAAAATGCAGAGAACAaagatatttataatttgaaATGTTATTtagtaaaaaataaaaataaaatagacaatatatatgatgataaaaaatgtattgCTACAAAAAACGAAAATGATcataatatgaataataatgatattacATATTGTAGTAACAACCCCTCAAAAAATGTaacaaacaaaaatgatgatacatgtaaaaaaataaatccttctgaaaaaaataatatgtcCTCGAAATGTATATGTGATGATTTTACAATTacaaataatgatgataaatatgaagaaaaaaaaaaaaaaattaaaaatatgattgaaaaatatgattgtaaagaaataaaattttttgaaaaaaaaaaattcccatattattatttgaatgaagaagaattaaaaaataaggcTCTAATTAATGTATcgaaatatatacatataaatatagagaatatagaagatataaataatattgtaGCTATCTTGTATTATTCTtcaaacaaaaaaaagtatGAAAATATGTATGCTTTGTTACCACATtctaatataataatacctttaatttttcataagaaaaaaaattttccAGCATTGATAAGTGGTAATAAAAAGGGTGAAGAAAGGGAAGAAAGTAAAGAAAGTAAAGAAAGGGAAGAAAGTAAAGAAAGTAAAGAAAGGGAAGAAAGTAAAGAAAGGGAAGAAAGTAAAGAAAGGGAAGAAAGTAAAGAAAGGGAAGAAAGTAAAGAAAGTAAAGAAAGTAAAGAAAGCAAAGAAAGTAAAGAAAGTAAAGAAAGCAAAGAAAGCAAAGAAAGTAAAGAAAgagataataataataataataataataataatgatgatgatgatgatatattCCTTCCTGTCTATTCTTTAGAAAAAAAGCATGActattcttttaatataaataaagaaaaagggACAAAtcaattattttttaaggTCTCTCATGGCAAAAAAGAACATATgacatataatataaataatgatgaaaaggaaaaagaaaataatttgataaatataataaattgtagaaaaaaagataaagaattaaaatttGCATATTATAAAGATTATAAATGTACCTTAATTTTATCAGAACatttatgtattaaatatgacgaattatgtaatatatattataataatagtgataataaaaattttaacaTATTACCTTCTAATaggaaaaattattttttagaAAATTATGAAACACATCCAAAGGATTGGATATTAAATCGTCAAATATGGTATGGCCATACTATAcctttatttaaatatgaaCATTTTGTAACAAAAGAAGAAAGTAAAGAAGGATATAAAGatacagaaaaaaaaataataataataaataaaaataatagtaataataatgacaaaaacaataacaataataataataatgacaaaaataataacaataataataataatgacaaaaacaacaacaataataataataatgacaaaaacaacaacaataataataataatgacacccataacaataataataatagtaataataatgacaCCCATAACAATAATGACAATAATAAGAACATTGTAATAGCAGACCATTTTAACTGCTTTGTTTATGGAAAAAATGTAGATGAAGCATatgaaaatttaataaaatcaaatttatttaagaaagaatgtattaaaaaagaatatttaaaaaatgatgacATTTTAGATAGTTGGTTTTCTTCatgtttatatttcttaCATTGCTtaaattcaaataatatagatatatatgatttattaaaaaaaaaaaaaagctTGGTAGATTTTACCTGCACAGGTCAGGATATTTTATATCCTTGGATATTGAGgagttttattttattaaattacTTTATAGAAAATGATTATTTGAATGAATTATTTCCTTCAAAGGATAATTATGACATTGTGTATATTTTGCAAGGATTAAAGAAAGCAAAggataataaatattcgTCAACTAGTATTTTATCGAAGACCGTAAAATTTCATGGTATCTTAAAAGATGACGTTGGAAAAAAGATAAGCAAGAGTGATGAAAATAGTACttattataagaaatatttagaagatataaatatggaTACATTGCGTTTATCGTTTACTTTTCTACAAAAGAATGTAGAGGATATAGTTTGGTCaaagaataatatttataagaGTGAGAagtttataaaaaagtttTGGAACGTGGGACAATTTATAAAACAGAATTGTAATTATGAGTCGTACATAAGGATGAGTAAAGTAATTCTTGCTAacagtaataatataaatgttgAAAATGTAAATGTTCAAAATGTAAATGTTGAAAATATTGATGATGATAGTATTGATGATGATAGTGTTGATGATGATAGTGTTGATGATGATAGTGTTGATGATGATAGTAttgatgatgataatattgatGATGATATTAAGGTTCTTGagtttttaaaaacaaagaCACAAAATATTTCTTGTGTAGGCATTTTTGAAgcatattattatacaatacatttaattttacaatatatgaaattatataacCTGAACAAAAGTATTATTTTAACTAATgattttattatgaattatttctccaagttttttttaaacTATTATTCTTCTGGAAAAAGTCAAATatctaattttttaatttattatatttttaaaggattaataaaatttttatatccaTTCATTCCGCATATATgtgaaatattatatatacaaatattttttaaagaaaaggaaaaaaaacaaatacGAAACCCCTCTTCTCCTCCTATGcttttatatgaaaattataaattttttccTAATCAAAAATTTTCATTAGAACCAAAAATTCAAAGCGTTGTATCAGATCATTTTTTGACCTTTatggaaatatataattttttaaggaaatataaaaaagagaaTAAAGAACACATTTGTAATAACAATACATTGtatctttatattaaaCAGAAAAAAGGAGATGAACTTCCATTactatattttaaaaatgaagagCACATGTTGAAAAGAGCCTTccatatgaatattatttttaacgCATGTGAAAAGAATAAGTTAGgatattcttttttaaacGAAAAGAAACACATCCAAAGGTTAAACACAAGAAAAGTGATATATGATTGTCATAGGTTTGTGGTACTATCTCAAGTGTAG
- a CDS encoding phosphatidylinositol 3- and 4-kinase, putative, whose protein sequence is MGSSSLPMSQQMYFSTHNALRINEENDVINTLFYEINGSRHISLLIFPFYDVQMLKRLLIKKLNLPGGVKVNDIIIFYKGIKLPNYRIISTYIDNNNNRNDKKKKKKKINKLYWAIKDTNPNASIRVIDSTKNYPEFFEDILNEIKLSFKKNIAPKLTMDGTGGTYLLYNAKKKICSVFKPLDEEAFAPFNPRGYEGKMYQEGFRAGVLSGEGASREIAAYLLDNCYNNFSNVPCTIMVEACNPHFNNKSKLKYVDKETNLKWKCGSLQEFIDSRESVGNYDYKQFSIRDIHKIAILDIRVMNLDRNDGNILVSPLKTLKDSCNQFVYRNNKFTSSNNEDMLKRIITIDKKPSRYTLIPIDHGLILPHIMDVAEIDLVWFEWPQIKIPLDDEELEVVFSFDPDKDAEKVRNKLLIREDCIRTMRVCTRLLQIGAKMHLTLYEIAKISTRKNIDEESILEHLVKDSITQAYQMMDYTSLMSTNRLGYILDLAEIKMNKKKKNSKIKTVEINDDKIINQLYEKNQGNLFFNEKGETTGGGGSVKSPPSIKKDNDIIKSNIYNKNVSSNNLIKDVDDMISINSSSNTTNSIKNVSFRNQSYKNIYSNNVITNNSDFFNKNKNIENNIDLMNKTNQVNNINLCLNIKKEDNETIGEQYDMSLKQNNLNHSSHSNSRTGASKECENTTERKNITMKLKKENFSNNSPNNLLDKPFDTLLNEPLDHFLGKPLNKFVDKPLDNMLENISGEVSDMSNISNNKSNVSDKIKVDTSEYKDEALFCNSPNDDTKVKKKKKKKDSDLDSYPKDQKNYTNYDDGDKINSDDNVINKENEMINQVKNNLNDDEEEEEEEEEEEEEEENDDYDVTFKKPSGTIKRISENTGTAYRSMEMNKINSIWMIRDKNNKIINVKWENKIFEKLFFETFENYIKKYINDYHPDWRNYPYNGSKITTTKHAYLNNIK, encoded by the exons ATGGGAAGCAGTAGCTTGCCGATGTCCCAACAAATGTATTTTAGTACTCACAATGCCTTAAgaataaatgaagaaaacgatgtaataaatactttattttatgaaataaatGGAAGTCGACATATAAGTTTATTAATCTTTCCATTTTATGATGTTCAAATGTTAAAAAGATTGTtgattaaaaaattaaatttacCAGGTGGTGTTAAAGTGAATgacataattatattttataaaggTATTAAGTTACCAAATTATCGTATTATAAGTAcatatatagataataataataatagaaatgataaaaaaaaaaaaaaaaaaaaaattaataaattatactGGGCTATAAAAGATACTAATCCAAATGCTTCTATACGTGTTATTGATAGTACTAAAAATTATCCAGAATTTTTtgaagatatattaaatgaaattaagttgtcatttaaaaaaaatattgcTCCAAAATTAACTATGGATGGTACAGGAGgaacatatttattatataatgcaaaaaaaaaaatctgTTCTGTCTTTAAACCTTTAGATGAAGAAGCTTTTGCTCCCTTTAATCCTCGTGGTTATGAAGGGAAAATGTATCAAGAGGGATTTCGTGCTGGTGTATTATCTGGAGAAGGCGCTAGTAGAGAAATAGCAGCCTACCTTTTGGATAATTGTTATAATAACTTTAGTAATGTTCCTTGTACAATTATGGTAGAAGCTTGTAATCctcattttaataataaaagcaaattaaaatatgttGATAAAGAAACAAACCTAAAATGGAAATGTGGGTCATTACAAGAATTTATTGATTCGAGAGAAAGTGTAGGaaattatgattataaaCAATTTAGTATAAGAgatattcataaaattgCTATCTTAGATATTAGGGTAATGAACCTAGACAGAAATGATGGTAACATATTAGTTTCACCTTTGAAAACATTAAAAGATTCTTGTAACCAGTTTGTttatagaaataataaatttacaAGTTCTAATAATGAGGATATGTTGAAGAGAATCATTACTATAGACAAAAAGCCTTCACg ATATACTTTAATACCTATAGATCATGGGCTTATACTTCCCCATATAATGGACGTTGCTGAAATTGATTTGGTGTGGTTTGAATGGCCACAAATAAAG ATTCCTCTAGATGATGAAGAGCTGGAAGTCGTCTTTTCGTTCGATCCAGATAAAGATGCCGAAAAAGTACGAAATAAATTACTTATTAGAGAAGATTGTATACGTACTATGAGAGTCTGTACAAGACTTTTACAAATAGGAGCCAAAATGCATTTGACTTTATATGAAATAGCAAAGATAAGTACGAGGAAAAATATTGACGAAGAATCTATTCTAGAGCACCTAGTTAAGGATTCAATCACACAA GCCTACCAAATGATGGATTATACATCCCTTATGAGCACAAACAGATTAGGATACATCCTGGATCTTGCCGaaattaaaatgaataagaaaaaaaaaaatagcAAAATAAAAACTGTAGAAATTAATGATGATAAGATAATAAATCAACTCtatgaaaaaaatcaaggaaatcttttttttaatgagAAGGGAGAAACAACAGGAGGGGGGGGGAGCGTGAAAAGTCCTCCgagtataaaaaaagataatgatattataaaatcaaatatctataataaaaatgtaagTAGTAATAATCTAATCAAAGATGTAGATGATATGATATCAATTAACAGCTCTTCAAACACTACGAAtagtataaaaaatgttagTTTCAGAAATCAaagttataaaaatatatatagtaataatgtcataacaaataatagtgatttttttaataaaaacaaaaatatagaaaataatattgattTGATGAATAAAACAAACCAAGTtaacaatataaatttgtgtttaaatataaaaaaagaagataatGAAACGATTGGAGAACAATATGATATGAGTcttaaacaaaataatttaaatcACTCTTCTCATTCGAATTCTAGGACTGGTGCTAGTAAAGAATGTGAAAACACAACagaaaggaaaaatataaccatgaagttaaaaaaagaaaactTTTCAAATAATTCACCAAACAATTTATTAGATAAACCATTTGATactttattaaatgaacCTTTAGATCATTTTTTAGGAAAGccattaaataaatttgtaGATAAACCTTTGGATAATATGttagaaaatatatctGGTGAAGTTTCAGATATGTCAAACATatctaataataaatcaaaCGTTTCTGACAAAATAAAAGTCGATACAAGTGAATATAAAGATGAAGcattattttgtaattcCCCTAATGATGATACCAAAgttaaaaagaaaaagaaaaaaaaagactCTGATCTGGATAGCTATCCAAAAGATCAAAAGAACTATACAAATTATGATGACGGAGATAAAATTAATAGTGATGATAATGtcataaataaagaaaatgaaatgataaatcaggtgaaaaataatttaaatgatgatgaagaagagGAAGAAGAAGAGGAGGAAGAAGAGGAGGAGgaagaaaatgatgatTATGATGTAACCTTCAAAAAACCTTCAGGTActattaaaagaataagTGAAAATACAGGAACAGCATATAGAAGTATGGAGatgaataaaattaattctATATGGATGATAAgagataaaaataataaaattataaatgtaaaatgggaaaataaaatatttgagaaattattttttgaaacttttgaaaattatataaaaaaatatattaatgattATCATCCGGATTGGAGAAATTATCCATATAATGGTTCAAAAATAACGACAACAAAACATGCTTAtctaaataatataaaatga